Proteins from a genomic interval of Chroococcidiopsis thermalis PCC 7203:
- a CDS encoding serine/threonine protein kinase has translation MSDRDWETPLTSNTLEQRYEIIQQLAKKAGRRTLLARDRKTEELVVVKLLSFTSDFEWDALKLFEREAKILQAISHPAIPRYLDYYELDFNNGNKGFALVQTYISGKSIEEYLKSGRSFDEVEIKQLAKAVLEILIYLHGRQPPVIHRDIKPSNILLGDRSGNSIGQVYLVDFGSVQTLAAKEGGTMTVVGTYGYMPPEQFGDRTVPASDLYSLGTTLVYLVTGTHPADLPQKDGRIQFELLTNLSLEFTQWLRRMIEPSLERRFTSAEHALQELIQPQLVDIVLSTTQQPSDSKVKLTRKADTLEILLPAKGWNFGVGFTTAFTTFYNLILVPATGIAFSPYWRISHPLIWLIVGGLWYGNYILISGVLKYLLKRVRLKISSQEIELTHEIIGWKYRHIFNASKQDVSALKLIYGYHGNRRYMHIWIGKNRYELWGDSILTEPEMEWLAQEVSSCLGIEISREPNFYIPKGD, from the coding sequence ATGTCCGATCGCGATTGGGAGACACCGCTGACTAGCAATACTCTAGAACAGCGATATGAGATTATACAACAATTAGCAAAAAAAGCAGGCAGACGCACGTTATTGGCGCGTGACAGAAAAACTGAGGAGTTAGTTGTTGTCAAACTCCTGTCCTTCACCAGTGATTTTGAGTGGGATGCACTGAAATTATTTGAACGGGAAGCCAAAATATTACAAGCAATCTCTCATCCTGCGATTCCCCGTTATCTAGATTATTACGAACTCGATTTCAATAACGGTAACAAGGGTTTTGCTTTAGTACAAACTTATATTTCTGGAAAATCTATAGAAGAGTATCTTAAATCTGGACGTAGCTTTGATGAAGTAGAAATTAAACAGCTAGCGAAAGCAGTACTAGAAATTTTAATTTATTTGCATGGCAGACAGCCGCCAGTGATACACCGCGATATTAAACCGAGTAATATTTTACTGGGCGATCGCTCTGGTAACAGTATCGGACAAGTCTATTTAGTTGATTTCGGTTCCGTGCAAACTTTAGCGGCAAAAGAAGGCGGAACGATGACAGTAGTAGGAACTTATGGCTATATGCCACCAGAACAATTTGGCGATCGCACCGTTCCTGCTTCCGATCTTTACAGTTTGGGTACAACTTTAGTTTATCTGGTAACGGGAACGCATCCGGCAGATTTACCGCAAAAAGACGGACGAATTCAATTTGAGTTATTGACAAATCTCAGTCTTGAATTTACCCAGTGGTTGCGGCGGATGATAGAGCCAAGTTTAGAACGTCGTTTTACTTCTGCCGAACATGCATTACAAGAATTAATTCAACCTCAGCTTGTAGATATAGTTCTTTCAACGACCCAACAACCTAGTGATAGTAAAGTCAAATTAACTAGAAAAGCAGATACCTTGGAAATTCTTCTTCCTGCTAAAGGTTGGAATTTTGGTGTAGGATTTACTACGGCTTTTACTACTTTTTATAACCTCATACTCGTTCCTGCAACAGGTATAGCTTTTTCCCCATACTGGAGAATTAGCCATCCTTTAATATGGTTAATTGTTGGAGGTCTGTGGTATGGAAATTATATTTTAATCTCGGGAGTTCTGAAGTATTTATTAAAGCGAGTTAGACTCAAAATCAGTTCTCAGGAAATCGAGCTTACTCATGAAATAATCGGCTGGAAGTATCGCCATATTTTCAATGCAAGTAAACAAGATGTGTCAGCATTAAAGTTAATTTATGGATATCACGGTAACCGCCGATACATGCATATTTGGATTGGTAAAAATAGGTATGAGTTGTGGGGTGATTCGATTCTAACCGAACCCGAAATGGAATGGTTGGCGCAAGAAGTTAGTAGTTGTTTAGGGATAGAGATTTCTAGAGAACCTAATTTTTATATTCCCAAAGGCGATTAA
- the crtD gene encoding C-3',4' desaturase CrtD, with product MLSRLASDRKSRVVVIGAGIGGLTAAALLARRGYQVLVLDQAIVPGGCASTFKRKGFTFDVGATQVAGLEPGGIHHRIFAELEIDLPEATPCDPACAVYLPGENQPINVWRDRAKWKAEREKQFPGSDRFWQLIDNLFQASWAFQARDPVLPPRNIWDLWQLTQAVRPGTLTTLPYTFLTVGDALRGHGLEDDWRLRTFLDLQLKLYSQVDAEETALLYAATALSVSQSPQGLSHLHGSMQVLSDRLVEALEKYGGKLLMRHSVEKVLVENGKVKGVLVRNQKTKEVRTETADEIVANVTVQNLVQLLGRNAPQGYKQRVDKLPEASGAFVVYLGVDETAIPSGCPPHLQFMYDRNGAIGENNSLFVSVSRTGDGRAPEGKGTIIASSFVDPKPWWRSEDYEAMKEKYTREAIARLGQFFHLTPETILHQEAATPRTFARYTARDRGIVGGIGQRVPTFGPFGFANRTPVKNLWLVGDSTHPGEGTAGVSYSALTVVRQIEALQ from the coding sequence ATGCTAAGTAGGTTAGCGAGCGATCGCAAATCGCGTGTTGTCGTCATTGGTGCTGGAATTGGTGGACTAACGGCGGCGGCGCTGCTTGCCCGTCGCGGCTACCAGGTTTTAGTCTTAGACCAGGCAATCGTCCCTGGAGGGTGTGCCTCGACCTTTAAACGCAAAGGATTTACATTTGATGTCGGCGCGACTCAGGTAGCTGGTTTAGAACCAGGCGGAATTCATCACCGCATCTTTGCCGAATTAGAAATCGATCTACCAGAAGCAACGCCTTGCGATCCTGCTTGTGCGGTATATTTACCAGGAGAGAATCAACCGATTAATGTTTGGCGCGATCGCGCCAAATGGAAAGCCGAAAGAGAAAAACAATTTCCAGGTAGCGATCGCTTTTGGCAATTAATAGACAATCTATTTCAAGCGAGTTGGGCATTTCAAGCCCGCGATCCGGTTTTACCACCCCGCAACATCTGGGATTTGTGGCAACTGACGCAAGCCGTTCGTCCAGGGACTTTAACTACCTTACCCTATACCTTTTTGACCGTAGGCGATGCTTTACGGGGACACGGTTTGGAAGACGATTGGCGGCTACGGACGTTTTTAGATTTGCAATTAAAACTTTACTCCCAAGTCGATGCAGAGGAAACAGCTTTACTTTATGCGGCTACAGCATTAAGCGTTTCCCAATCACCGCAAGGATTGTCTCACCTTCACGGTAGTATGCAGGTGTTGAGCGATCGCTTGGTAGAAGCGTTAGAAAAATATGGTGGCAAGCTGCTGATGCGCCATAGTGTAGAGAAAGTTTTAGTTGAAAACGGCAAAGTTAAAGGTGTTTTGGTGCGCAACCAAAAAACTAAAGAAGTCAGGACAGAAACCGCAGACGAGATCGTGGCTAACGTTACGGTACAAAACTTAGTTCAGTTGTTGGGTAGAAATGCCCCCCAAGGTTACAAGCAACGTGTCGATAAATTACCCGAAGCATCGGGGGCTTTTGTCGTGTATCTCGGCGTAGATGAAACTGCGATTCCGTCAGGATGTCCGCCGCACTTGCAATTCATGTACGATCGCAATGGAGCAATCGGGGAAAATAATTCTTTATTTGTCTCCGTCAGTCGCACAGGAGACGGACGCGCCCCAGAGGGAAAAGGTACGATTATTGCTTCATCTTTTGTCGATCCGAAACCTTGGTGGCGGAGTGAAGACTATGAGGCGATGAAGGAAAAATATACTCGGGAAGCGATCGCCCGTTTGGGACAATTCTTTCACCTCACGCCAGAAACAATATTACACCAGGAAGCAGCGACACCACGCACGTTTGCCCGTTATACAGCACGCGATCGCGGTATAGTAGGCGGGATCGGTCAGAGAGTCCCGACATTTGGACCCTTTGGTTTTGCCAACCGCACCCCTGTTAAAAATTTGTGGTTAGTCGGCGACTCTACGCATCCAGGAGAAGGAACGGCTGGCGTGAGTTATTCAGCCCTAACAGTGGTGCGGCAAATCGAGGCATTGCAATAG